A region from the Citrobacter telavivensis genome encodes:
- a CDS encoding EAL domain-containing protein, with product MDYILSPCPYAGEGLARMMASDRQQLTQLDAQSLDISALPALAPARRIVVFLPDDPLGLLTTLQQAAVLLDQSAAPLPMLILSRCPDRWLWHTLGHLVTRRSLLSEIRVAASDLPTRCIAAQLRGHGFQEAPFLMQRAEKARLVYGKPAVGLSKPELNAILDLLHGYNIMERAQQQGISQKTLYNQRTSGLKKMAEHHPKLAAHFPGNPETRQNRSGINPLSPFEREFVHAIHCRQLFPVFQPIVDSTHRLQGVEILSRWRRNGTVLQPGEFLPQIRAEYAWQVLTAFVLQEAIQRINQHPGEFYFSLNIPAAIAGHECLPRMLETAKQQLHSPQRTERLVLEFAETIDVSQRGKTAANIDKLKQLGFRIMLDDCFSQGSVMFPVRQIQFSEYKLDRGIINDMQRDPHALALIKSLNYYCMLTGSRCVAEGVDSAEKFAILKALGIDRFQGYLISPPVGGNMLETFMGNAISF from the coding sequence ATGGACTACATTCTGTCGCCCTGCCCCTATGCTGGCGAAGGACTCGCAAGGATGATGGCGTCAGACCGCCAGCAGTTGACGCAACTGGACGCACAGTCGCTGGATATTTCGGCGCTTCCCGCCCTGGCGCCAGCACGCCGAATCGTGGTGTTTCTTCCTGACGATCCCCTTGGGTTGCTCACGACGCTGCAGCAAGCGGCGGTTTTGCTGGACCAGTCCGCCGCTCCCCTGCCGATGCTAATCCTTAGCCGCTGTCCTGACCGTTGGTTGTGGCACACGCTGGGGCATCTTGTTACCCGTCGCAGTCTGCTTAGCGAAATCCGGGTCGCCGCCTCCGACTTGCCAACTCGCTGCATTGCGGCACAGCTGCGCGGGCATGGATTTCAGGAGGCCCCTTTTCTGATGCAACGAGCAGAAAAAGCGAGGCTGGTTTATGGCAAACCGGCGGTTGGCCTCAGCAAACCTGAGCTAAACGCCATTCTGGATTTATTGCATGGATACAACATCATGGAGCGGGCACAACAGCAGGGTATCAGCCAAAAAACGCTTTATAACCAGAGGACATCAGGACTCAAAAAGATGGCAGAACATCACCCAAAACTGGCAGCACATTTTCCCGGCAATCCGGAAACCCGGCAGAACAGAAGCGGCATCAATCCGCTATCCCCCTTCGAACGTGAATTCGTCCATGCCATCCATTGCCGACAACTCTTTCCGGTATTTCAACCGATTGTTGATAGCACCCATCGATTACAGGGTGTGGAAATTCTCTCACGCTGGCGTCGCAATGGAACGGTCCTGCAACCCGGTGAATTTTTGCCACAGATACGCGCCGAATACGCCTGGCAGGTACTGACTGCGTTTGTTTTGCAGGAAGCCATACAGCGAATCAACCAGCATCCCGGGGAGTTTTATTTCTCACTGAACATCCCTGCCGCCATCGCCGGTCATGAATGCCTTCCGCGAATGCTGGAAACCGCAAAACAGCAGTTGCATTCGCCGCAGCGAACGGAGAGGCTGGTACTGGAATTTGCTGAAACCATCGATGTCAGTCAAAGAGGAAAAACCGCCGCGAACATCGACAAATTAAAACAGCTCGGCTTTCGTATTATGCTGGATGACTGCTTTTCACAAGGCAGCGTGATGTTTCCGGTCAGGCAGATCCAGTTTAGCGAATATAAGCTGGACAGGGGCATTATCAATGATATGCAACGCGATCCACACGCACTGGCGCTGATAAAAAGCCTGAACTATTACTGTATGCTGACAGGCAGTCGCTGCGTTGCCGAAGGGGTGGACAGTGCAGAGAAATTTGCGATATTAAAAGCCTTAGGTATCGATCGCTTTCAGGGATATCTCATCTCCCCGCCGGTAGGCGGGAATATGCTCGAAACGTTTATGGGCAACGCCATATCATTCTGA
- a CDS encoding fimbrial protein: MKKIITLLTTLLLLGWSVNAWSFACKTASGATIPIGGGSANVYVDLAPAVNVGQNLVVDLSTQIFCHNDYPETITDYVTLQQGSAYGGVLASFSGTVKYNGSSYPFPTTSETARMIYDSKIDKPWPTVLYLTPISSAGGVAISTGTLIAKLILRQTNSKDSDDFQFVWNIYANNNVVIPTGGCDVSARDVTVTLPDYPGSMPIPLTVYCAQSQKLAYYLSGTTADSASSIFTNTASSSPALGIGVQLTRNGSVVPTNSTVSLGTVSTSAVSLGLTANYARTSGQVTAGNVQSIIGVTFVYQ, translated from the coding sequence ATGAAAAAAATCATCACCCTGCTGACGACGTTGCTACTGTTGGGCTGGTCGGTCAATGCCTGGTCCTTCGCCTGCAAAACCGCTAGCGGGGCGACAATTCCTATTGGCGGCGGCAGCGCTAATGTCTATGTCGACCTCGCACCGGCGGTGAACGTCGGGCAAAACCTGGTCGTCGATCTCTCAACGCAGATTTTTTGTCACAACGATTATCCTGAAACCATAACCGACTATGTCACTCTCCAGCAGGGGTCCGCTTACGGCGGCGTGTTAGCGAGTTTTTCCGGCACAGTAAAATACAACGGTTCCAGCTACCCGTTTCCCACCACCAGCGAAACCGCGCGGATGATCTATGACTCGAAAATCGATAAACCCTGGCCGACCGTACTGTATCTGACGCCGATCAGCTCTGCCGGCGGCGTGGCGATAAGCACCGGAACGCTTATTGCCAAACTGATTCTCCGCCAGACCAACAGCAAAGACAGCGATGACTTTCAGTTCGTCTGGAACATCTACGCCAACAACAATGTGGTCATTCCTACCGGCGGCTGCGACGTCTCCGCCCGCGACGTGACGGTGACCCTGCCTGACTACCCAGGCTCCATGCCCATCCCTCTGACCGTTTACTGCGCGCAAAGCCAGAAACTGGCGTATTACCTCTCGGGAACCACGGCGGATTCCGCCAGTTCAATCTTCACCAATACCGCATCGTCCTCTCCGGCATTGGGCATTGGCGTCCAACTCACGCGCAACGGCAGTGTCGTCCCCACCAACAGCACCGTGTCATTAGGGACGGTCAGCACCTCTGCCGTGAGCCTCGGCTTAACGGCCAATTACGCGCGAACCAGCGGACAGGTTACGGCGGGAAATGTTCAGTCAATCATCGGGGTGACGTTTGTTTATCAGTGA
- a CDS encoding type 1 fimbrial protein, protein MRWFQPGWLLAVILAAPSTLQAADVTITVNGKVVAKPCTVSTTNATVELGDLYTFSLVSAGSTSAWHTVALDLSNCPVGTSRVTASFSGTADSTGYYKNQGSAGNIQLELQDDSGNRLNTGATKSVQVDDATQATRFPLQVRAISVNGGATQGTIQAVINVTYTYA, encoded by the coding sequence ATGAGATGGTTTCAACCCGGCTGGCTACTGGCAGTAATACTGGCAGCCCCCTCAACGCTACAGGCAGCCGACGTGACAATTACCGTGAACGGAAAAGTGGTAGCGAAACCGTGCACGGTATCCACCACCAATGCCACCGTCGAGCTTGGCGATCTCTACACCTTCAGTCTGGTCTCGGCCGGTTCCACCTCCGCCTGGCATACCGTGGCGCTCGATCTGAGCAACTGTCCGGTCGGTACGTCCCGCGTTACAGCCAGCTTCAGCGGTACGGCCGACAGTACCGGCTATTACAAAAATCAGGGGAGCGCCGGAAATATCCAGCTTGAACTCCAGGATGACAGCGGTAACCGACTGAACACCGGCGCGACAAAGTCTGTTCAGGTGGATGACGCCACGCAGGCCACCCGTTTTCCTTTACAGGTCAGAGCGATATCCGTCAACGGCGGCGCAACCCAGGGAACTATCCAGGCCGTGATTAACGTGACCTACACCTATGCCTGA
- a CDS encoding fimbrial protein, translating to MKKRLYLLGVVFSLAAANALAADSTITISGYVRDNACAVAGESKDFTVDLLDNAAKQFSRVGATTPPVPFRIVLSPCGSSVTAVKVGFTGIRDNDNTHLLQLDSGNSAAAGMGIQILNGQQTELPLNAGSSTLPWTTLTPGQTNTLNFYARLMATQVPVTPGHVNATATFTLEFQ from the coding sequence ATGAAAAAACGTCTTTATCTGCTGGGTGTCGTTTTCTCGCTGGCTGCCGCTAACGCGCTTGCCGCCGACAGCACCATTACGATCAGCGGGTATGTCAGGGATAACGCCTGTGCTGTGGCGGGCGAATCCAAAGATTTTACTGTCGATCTACTGGATAACGCGGCAAAACAGTTCAGCCGCGTCGGCGCGACCACGCCTCCCGTCCCGTTCCGTATTGTGCTCTCCCCCTGCGGCAGTTCAGTCACTGCGGTGAAGGTCGGTTTTACTGGTATTCGTGATAACGACAACACCCATTTATTGCAACTCGACAGCGGAAACTCGGCGGCGGCCGGAATGGGGATCCAGATCCTCAACGGACAGCAGACGGAGCTGCCCCTCAATGCCGGATCATCCACCCTACCCTGGACCACCCTGACGCCCGGCCAGACCAACACGCTAAACTTTTATGCCCGCCTGATGGCGACGCAGGTGCCCGTCACGCCAGGACACGTTAATGCAACAGCGACATTCACTCTTGAATTTCAGTAA
- a CDS encoding fimbrial biogenesis usher protein yields MSYLKFGLDRLSSRRIRQYAPRLAGIIAQTALALLLVLQTFSARAELYFNPRFLADDPSAVADLSGFEKGHELPPGTYRVDIWLNDGYMTTRDVTFHASENSHELAPCLTRGQLAAMGLNTASVNGMDALATDACVPLTEMIKDATARLDVGQQQLHLTIPQAFMGNQARGYIPPEQWDNGITAGLLNYNFTGNTVQNDIGGSSNYAYLNLQSGLNLGAWRLRDNTTWSYSSGGGSSGNDNTWQHVNTWLERDITPLRSRLTLGDSYTNGDVFDGINFRGAQLASDDNMLPDSQKGFAPVIHGIARGTAQVSIKQNGYEIYHSTVPPGPFTISDLYAAGNGGDLQVTIKETDGSSQNFTVPYSSVPVLQREGHTRYAVTAGEYRSGNDQQEEPTFFQSTVLHGLPAGWTLYGGTQLADRYRAFNLGVGKNMGVLGALSVDVTQANATLPDDSKHQGQSVRFLYNKSLSDVGTNIQLVGYRYSTRGYFSFADTTYRRMSGYSVETQDGVIQVQPKFTDYYNLAYNKRGKVQVSLTQQLGRTATLYLSGSHQTYWGTDSADEQLQAGLNTAIDDINWTLSYSLTKNAWQEGRDQMLAINVNIPFSHWLRSDSQSVWRHASASYSMSNDLNGRMTNLAGLYGTLLEDNNLSYSVQTGYAGGGEGNSGSTGYAALNYRSSYGNANVGYSRSDGLKQLYYGMSGGVLAHANGVTLSQPLNDTVVLIKAPGAEGVKVENQTGVRTDWRGYAVLPYATEYRENRVALNTNTLADNVDLDDAVINVVPTHGAIVRAEFNAHVGMKLLMTLIHNGKPVPFGAMVTSDSNKSGSIVADNGLVYLSGMPLAGKVQVKWGNAASASCVADYRLTAENQQQRLIQLTAECR; encoded by the coding sequence ATGTCATATCTGAAATTTGGACTCGACCGTTTGAGCTCCCGCCGTATACGGCAGTACGCGCCACGTTTGGCAGGCATCATTGCGCAGACAGCCCTTGCCCTTCTGCTCGTTTTGCAGACATTTTCCGCGCGGGCAGAGCTCTATTTTAACCCGCGTTTTCTGGCGGACGATCCATCTGCCGTCGCGGATCTTTCCGGTTTTGAGAAAGGGCATGAGTTGCCCCCCGGCACGTACCGCGTCGATATCTGGCTGAATGACGGGTATATGACCACCCGCGATGTCACCTTCCATGCCAGCGAAAACAGTCACGAATTGGCTCCTTGCCTGACGCGTGGACAACTCGCGGCGATGGGGCTTAACACCGCATCAGTGAATGGAATGGATGCGCTGGCGACCGACGCCTGCGTTCCGTTAACGGAGATGATTAAAGACGCTACCGCACGTTTAGACGTGGGGCAACAGCAGTTGCACCTGACTATCCCTCAGGCGTTTATGGGTAATCAGGCGCGGGGCTACATCCCGCCGGAACAATGGGATAACGGTATTACGGCAGGGTTACTGAACTACAACTTCACAGGTAACACTGTCCAGAACGACATCGGCGGCAGCAGCAATTATGCATATCTGAACCTGCAAAGTGGGCTTAACCTTGGTGCGTGGCGTCTGCGTGACAATACCACGTGGAGCTACAGTAGCGGCGGTGGATCTTCTGGTAATGACAACACATGGCAGCACGTCAATACCTGGCTGGAACGGGATATCACGCCGTTACGCTCGCGCCTGACGCTCGGCGATAGCTATACCAACGGCGATGTCTTTGACGGTATTAACTTTCGCGGCGCGCAACTCGCCTCTGATGACAATATGCTGCCGGACAGCCAGAAAGGTTTCGCCCCCGTGATCCACGGTATTGCCCGCGGTACGGCACAGGTCTCCATCAAACAAAACGGCTATGAGATCTATCACAGCACGGTACCGCCCGGCCCCTTCACCATTAGCGATCTTTATGCCGCAGGTAACGGTGGCGATCTGCAGGTCACCATCAAGGAAACCGACGGCAGCAGCCAGAATTTCACCGTTCCTTACTCCTCGGTTCCGGTGCTGCAACGTGAAGGCCACACCCGTTATGCCGTCACCGCCGGAGAGTACCGTAGCGGTAACGATCAGCAGGAAGAACCGACGTTCTTTCAGAGCACCGTACTCCACGGCCTTCCGGCAGGCTGGACCCTGTACGGCGGCACTCAACTGGCGGACCGCTACCGCGCCTTCAATCTGGGGGTGGGGAAAAATATGGGGGTGTTGGGGGCGCTGTCGGTAGATGTCACTCAGGCCAATGCCACCCTGCCCGATGACAGCAAACATCAGGGGCAGTCGGTACGTTTTCTCTATAACAAATCACTGAGCGACGTTGGCACGAACATCCAGTTGGTGGGCTATCGCTACTCCACACGCGGTTATTTTAGCTTTGCCGATACCACTTACCGTCGTATGAGCGGCTATAGCGTTGAAACGCAGGATGGGGTCATTCAGGTACAGCCAAAATTCACGGATTACTACAACCTCGCCTATAACAAGCGCGGCAAAGTGCAGGTGAGTCTGACCCAACAGTTAGGCCGCACCGCCACGCTCTATCTGAGCGGAAGCCACCAGACATACTGGGGCACCGACAGCGCCGACGAACAGTTGCAGGCTGGGTTGAACACCGCCATCGACGATATCAACTGGACACTGAGTTACAGCCTGACCAAAAACGCCTGGCAGGAGGGGCGCGATCAGATGCTCGCGATTAACGTCAATATCCCCTTCAGCCACTGGTTGCGATCGGACAGCCAGTCCGTCTGGCGACACGCCAGCGCCAGCTACAGCATGTCGAACGACCTTAACGGTCGAATGACCAACCTGGCGGGGCTGTATGGCACCTTGCTGGAAGACAATAACCTCAGCTACAGCGTGCAAACCGGCTATGCGGGCGGCGGTGAAGGTAACAGCGGCAGCACAGGCTATGCCGCGTTGAACTACCGCAGCAGTTACGGCAACGCCAACGTCGGTTACAGCCGTAGTGACGGTCTCAAACAGCTCTATTACGGGATGAGCGGTGGCGTACTGGCGCATGCCAACGGCGTCACGCTGAGCCAACCGCTCAATGACACGGTGGTGTTAATAAAAGCACCGGGCGCTGAGGGCGTGAAAGTCGAAAACCAGACCGGAGTCCGTACCGACTGGCGGGGTTACGCCGTCCTGCCTTACGCCACCGAATACCGCGAAAACAGGGTTGCGCTGAATACCAATACGCTCGCCGACAACGTTGATCTCGATGATGCCGTCATCAACGTCGTACCCACGCACGGTGCGATCGTCCGTGCCGAATTTAATGCCCATGTCGGGATGAAACTGCTGATGACGCTAATCCACAACGGCAAACCGGTTCCGTTTGGCGCGATGGTCACTTCTGACAGCAATAAAAGCGGCAGCATCGTCGCCGATAACGGTCTGGTTTATCTAAGCGGCATGCCGCTGGCGGGAAAGGTGCAGGTGAAATGGGGGAACGCTGCGAGCGCCAGTTGCGTGGCGGATTACCGCCTGACCGCAGAGAACCAGCAACAACGACTCATTCAGCTCACGGCGGAGTGCCGCTAA
- a CDS encoding fimbria/pilus periplasmic chaperone, producing MMRRLLAGVLLVTAMGSFTQAEAGVALGATRVIYPAGQKQVQLAVTNNDDNSTYLLQSWVENAEGVKDGRFVVTPPLFAMQGKKENTLRILDATNNQLPQDRESLFWMNVKAIPSMDKSKLSDNTLQLAIISRIKLYYRPAGLALSPDQAPEKLTFRRSAGSLTLINPTPYYLTVTELSAGTRTLENALVPPMGETRVALPADAGSEITYKTINDYGALTPRMKGAM from the coding sequence ATGATGCGCCGTCTGCTGGCAGGCGTGCTGCTGGTAACCGCTATGGGATCCTTCACCCAGGCCGAAGCGGGCGTGGCGCTGGGCGCGACTCGGGTGATTTATCCGGCGGGTCAAAAACAGGTGCAACTGGCGGTCACCAACAATGATGACAACAGTACGTATCTGCTCCAGTCATGGGTTGAAAATGCCGAGGGCGTCAAAGACGGACGCTTTGTCGTTACCCCGCCACTGTTTGCCATGCAGGGAAAAAAAGAGAACACCTTGCGTATTCTCGATGCGACCAATAATCAGTTGCCCCAGGACCGGGAAAGTCTGTTCTGGATGAATGTCAAAGCGATCCCGTCGATGGACAAATCGAAGCTCAGCGACAACACCCTACAGTTGGCCATTATCAGCCGCATTAAGCTGTATTACCGTCCGGCCGGACTCGCACTGTCGCCGGATCAGGCCCCCGAAAAACTCACCTTTCGCCGTAGCGCAGGCTCGCTGACGTTGATCAATCCAACGCCGTACTACCTGACGGTGACTGAACTCAGCGCGGGCACCCGAACGCTGGAAAATGCACTCGTTCCACCGATGGGCGAAACCCGCGTGGCATTACCCGCCGATGCAGGCAGCGAAATTACCTATAAGACCATTAATGACTATGGCGCGCTGACGCCGCGCATGAAAGGCGCAATGTAA
- a CDS encoding fimbrial protein: MHRMKSGLLMLLLPACALAGNKWNVTLPGGSMRFQGVIIAESCRVEAGDRQMTVQMGQISSNRFHAAGEDANPVPFDIHLQECNTAVSQRVGVTFHGIADGKNPDVLSVGEGPGIATGIGIALFDQEGSQLPLNLPPVSGSRLYSGPTTLHFVAKYRSTGRQVTGGTANAQAWFSLTYQ, translated from the coding sequence ATGCACAGGATGAAATCAGGACTGCTGATGCTTTTACTCCCCGCCTGCGCGCTGGCTGGAAACAAGTGGAATGTCACGTTGCCCGGCGGAAGCATGCGTTTCCAGGGCGTCATCATTGCCGAATCCTGCCGTGTTGAGGCAGGCGATCGTCAGATGACCGTGCAAATGGGGCAGATCAGCAGCAATCGATTTCATGCGGCAGGGGAAGATGCCAACCCTGTCCCTTTCGACATTCATCTCCAGGAGTGCAATACAGCCGTAAGCCAACGTGTCGGGGTGACGTTTCATGGCATTGCCGATGGGAAAAACCCCGATGTCCTCTCCGTGGGAGAAGGGCCAGGGATCGCCACCGGTATTGGGATAGCGTTATTTGATCAAGAAGGCAGCCAACTTCCTCTTAACCTTCCACCGGTTAGCGGATCGCGCCTCTACAGCGGGCCAACCACACTGCATTTCGTAGCGAAATATCGTTCTACCGGACGTCAGGTCACCGGAGGAACCGCCAACGCACAGGCCTGGTTCTCTTTGACCTACCAGTAA
- a CDS encoding fimbrial protein — MKIKTLAIVAMSALSLASAAALADTTTVNGGTVHFKGEVVNAACAVDAGSVDQTVQLGQVRSAKLATAGSTSSSVGFNIQLDDCDTSVSTKASVAFSGTAIDTTNNTVLALQSSAAGSATNVGVQILDNKGTPLALDGATFSAATTLNDGTNIIPFQARYFATGAATAGTANADATFKVQYQ, encoded by the coding sequence ATGAAAATTAAAACACTGGCTATCGTTGCTATGTCAGCTCTGTCTCTGGCTTCCGCGGCGGCTCTGGCCGATACCACCACGGTAAACGGCGGTACAGTGCATTTTAAAGGGGAAGTCGTTAACGCCGCCTGCGCCGTCGATGCCGGTTCTGTCGATCAAACCGTACAGCTTGGTCAGGTTCGCTCGGCAAAACTGGCGACGGCGGGCAGTACCAGTTCTTCCGTCGGTTTCAACATTCAGCTTGATGACTGTGATACCAGCGTATCAACCAAAGCCTCTGTGGCTTTCTCTGGCACGGCGATTGATACCACCAATAACACCGTACTGGCGTTGCAGAGCTCCGCAGCCGGTAGCGCCACCAACGTTGGCGTCCAGATCCTCGACAACAAAGGCACCCCACTGGCGCTGGACGGCGCAACCTTTAGCGCCGCGACAACCCTGAACGATGGCACCAACATCATCCCGTTCCAGGCCCGTTACTTTGCAACGGGCGCAGCAACAGCCGGTACTGCTAACGCTGACGCCACCTTCAAAGTTCAATACCAGTAA
- a CDS encoding tyrosine-type recombinase/integrase, with translation MNRRRYLTGKEVHAMMLAARHGATGERDYCLILLAFRHGMRISELLDLHYRDFDLNEGRINIRRLKNGFSTIHPLRFDEREAVERWSQARADWRGASRTDAVFISRRGTPLSRQQAYRIIRAAGIDAGTVTHTHPHMLRHACGYELAERGADTRLIQDYLGHRNIRHTVRYTASNAARFAGLWERSSLLEVISQEKKK, from the coding sequence GTGAATCGACGTCGTTATCTTACCGGCAAAGAAGTACACGCTATGATGTTGGCCGCCCGGCATGGCGCGACCGGGGAGCGAGATTATTGCCTTATTTTACTGGCATTCCGTCACGGTATGCGCATCAGTGAACTCCTCGATCTGCATTACCGCGACTTCGATCTTAACGAGGGACGAATCAATATCCGTCGACTAAAAAACGGTTTTTCCACCATCCATCCACTGCGTTTTGATGAGCGTGAGGCCGTTGAACGCTGGAGTCAGGCGCGAGCAGACTGGAGAGGCGCAAGTCGGACTGACGCCGTGTTTATCTCCCGCCGGGGGACACCGCTTTCTCGCCAACAAGCGTATCGTATTATTCGGGCTGCAGGCATTGATGCCGGAACCGTCACCCATACCCATCCCCATATGTTACGTCACGCCTGCGGTTATGAACTTGCCGAAAGGGGGGCAGATACGCGCCTGATTCAGGATTATCTTGGCCACCGTAATATTCGCCATACCGTCCGTTACACCGCCAGCAACGCCGCACGTTTTGCCGGATTATGGGAGAGGAGCAGTCTGTTAGAAGTCATTTCACAGGAGAAAAAGAAATAA
- a CDS encoding tyrosine-type recombinase/integrase, translated as MKNSADNKKRNFLTQNEIESLLKAANTGPNATRNYCLTLLCFIHGFRASEICRLQISDIDIKSRCIYIHRLKKGFSTTHPLLSEEIQALKNWLVIRATYPDSNSEWLFLSRKGNPLSRQQFYQIISASGDHAGLPLEIHPHMLRHSCGFALANMGIDTRLIQDYLGHRNIRHTVWYTASNAGRFYGIWDDAKLKQHNAISL; from the coding sequence ATGAAAAACAGCGCAGATAATAAGAAGAGGAATTTTTTGACTCAAAATGAAATAGAGTCGCTTCTCAAAGCAGCAAATACCGGACCAAACGCTACCCGCAATTACTGTCTGACATTACTGTGTTTTATTCATGGATTTCGCGCCAGCGAAATCTGTCGCCTGCAAATTTCAGATATTGATATCAAATCACGATGCATTTATATTCACCGTCTGAAAAAGGGGTTTTCGACAACGCATCCATTATTAAGTGAAGAAATTCAGGCATTAAAGAACTGGTTGGTTATTCGTGCCACCTATCCCGATTCCAACAGTGAGTGGTTATTTTTATCAAGAAAAGGGAATCCTCTTTCTCGCCAACAGTTTTATCAAATCATTTCAGCCTCGGGCGATCACGCAGGACTCCCGCTTGAAATTCATCCACATATGCTTCGTCACTCTTGCGGTTTTGCGTTAGCCAATATGGGGATCGACACCCGTCTCATCCAGGATTACCTGGGGCACCGTAACATTCGCCATACCGTCTGGTACACTGCCAGTAATGCAGGTCGATTTTACGGTATCTGGGATGACGCTAAACTCAAACAGCATAATGCTATTTCACTGTGA
- a CDS encoding TIGR00730 family Rossman fold protein translates to MKSIGIFCGSSEGHAPVYMQAAREAGTFLAQAGLGIVFGGGRVGLMGAVADSALQHGGHVTGVIPVSLLEREIAHTGLTDLQVVENMHQRKDRMAALSSAFIALPGGAGTLEEIFEQWTWGQLGIHNKPCAFYNMNDFYQPLQAMVQKMADEGFMKQSYVDMLFFSDSLPEIVEYFATYTPPASKWTASRN, encoded by the coding sequence ATGAAGTCTATCGGTATTTTTTGCGGTTCATCTGAAGGTCATGCTCCTGTTTACATGCAGGCCGCGCGCGAAGCCGGAACCTTTCTGGCCCAGGCTGGACTGGGTATTGTTTTTGGTGGTGGTCGGGTTGGATTGATGGGGGCCGTGGCGGATTCTGCCCTGCAACACGGTGGGCACGTGACGGGGGTGATCCCCGTGTCTTTGCTTGAACGTGAAATTGCGCATACCGGGCTGACAGATTTGCAGGTCGTTGAGAATATGCACCAGCGTAAAGATCGCATGGCGGCGCTGTCTTCTGCTTTTATCGCCTTACCCGGCGGGGCTGGCACCCTGGAAGAGATTTTTGAGCAGTGGACGTGGGGGCAACTGGGCATCCATAACAAGCCCTGCGCGTTTTATAACATGAACGATTTTTACCAACCGTTGCAGGCCATGGTACAGAAGATGGCCGATGAAGGTTTTATGAAGCAGAGCTACGTGGATATGCTGTTTTTCTCCGATTCCTTGCCGGAAATTGTTGAGTATTTTGCGACGTATACGCCGCCCGCTTCCAAGTGGACGGCGAGCCGGAATTAA
- a CDS encoding HD family hydrolase: protein MKFIATLTGQHIDYSDIRPEHIVIEDIAVALSNICRFAGHVPEFYSVAQHVVLCSQLTPPEFALEALLHDAAEAYCQDLPSPLKRLLPEYKEIEARLDNAIRQRFHLPLTPSKVIKQVDLMVLATERRDLKLDPGNDWPMLAGVSPTTRLTVNPLMPRQARALFLSRFQELTTG, encoded by the coding sequence ATGAAATTTATCGCCACCTTAACCGGGCAACACATTGACTACAGCGATATTCGACCGGAACATATCGTGATTGAAGACATCGCTGTGGCACTGTCGAACATCTGTCGCTTTGCCGGACATGTGCCTGAATTTTACAGCGTCGCCCAGCACGTGGTTCTGTGCAGCCAGTTAACACCGCCAGAGTTTGCGCTTGAAGCGCTGCTGCACGATGCCGCTGAGGCCTATTGCCAGGATCTTCCCTCGCCGCTAAAGCGTTTGCTTCCTGAGTACAAAGAGATTGAAGCGCGGCTGGACAACGCCATTCGTCAGCGTTTTCATCTTCCTCTCACGCCGAGCAAGGTGATCAAGCAGGTGGATCTGATGGTGCTGGCGACCGAGCGGCGCGATCTCAAGTTGGATCCCGGAAATGACTGGCCGATGCTGGCAGGCGTGTCGCCCACGACGCGGCTGACCGTCAATCCGCTGATGCCACGGCAGGCGCGAGCGCTTTTTTTATCCCGCTTTCAGGAACTGACAACGGGTTAA